From the genome of Fusarium oxysporum f. sp. lycopersici 4287 chromosome 3, whole genome shotgun sequence, one region includes:
- a CDS encoding hypothetical protein (At least one base has a quality score < 10): protein MDARHLRHENKMYDHVWSLQGTFVPVCLGIVDLIKPYYFDSGVYVHFLLLSYGGRPVLREMKEVRPNVVDQIIVVLKRLHQYRILHHDAEPRNVLYDRSSGGCMLVDLMLAEIHDRQPLGSINCNRQSRKRKSVTGKHVPDAFSVEVQSLRASLA from the coding sequence ATGGATGCAAGACATCTACGGCACGAAAATAAGATGTACGATCATGTTTGGTCACTTCAGGGCACCTTCGTACCAGTCTGCCTGGGTATAGTTGACCTTATCAAGCCGTATTACTTCGACAGTGGCGTATATGTACATTTTTTGCTACTCAGTTATGGCGGTCGGCCTGTCTTGCGAGAGATGAAAGAGGTTAGGCCGAATGTTGTCGACCAGATCATTGTAGTGCTCAAGCGACTTCACCAGTACCGAATCTTGCACCACGATGCGGAGCCACGCAACGTCCTGTATGATCGATCAAGCGGGGGATGCATGTTGGTAGACTTGATGCTGGCGGAGATTCATGATCGACAACCTCTTGGATCCATCAATTGTAACAGACAAAGCCGGAAAAGGAAGTCGGTGACGGGCAAGCATGTACCAGATGCCTTTTCCGTCGAGGTGCAATCTCTGCGGGCGAGTTTGGCTTGA